One Armatimonadota bacterium genomic window carries:
- the aroF gene encoding 3-deoxy-7-phosphoheptulonate synthase: MIVVMEAGANERQVQAVVERIRGAGLNTHISVGVSRTVIGVVGDDRTKEILRESLEVAPGVERVVAILQPYKLVSREFIPQDTVVIAGDQSIGGARVAVIAGPCSVESREQILAAADGVKAAGATHLRGGAFKPRTSPYSFQGLEEEGLRLLSEARERTGLPVVTEAMDAAQLELVVRYADMIQIGARNMQNYTLLREAGRARLPVLLKRGVSATIEELLMAAEYILSEGNYQVVLCERGIRGFNGNTRYTLDLSAIPVLKQLTHLPVLVDPSHGTGKWRYVAPMARAAVAAGADGLMVEVHPDPANALSDGPQSLNLDNFAGLMASLRLIADAVGREI; the protein is encoded by the coding sequence ATGATCGTTGTCATGGAGGCAGGCGCAAACGAGCGCCAGGTGCAGGCTGTGGTCGAGCGGATCCGCGGCGCTGGCCTGAACACCCACATCTCGGTCGGCGTGTCGCGCACGGTGATCGGCGTGGTCGGCGACGACCGCACCAAGGAGATCCTGCGCGAGTCGCTCGAGGTGGCCCCGGGCGTCGAGCGCGTCGTGGCGATCCTCCAGCCCTACAAGCTGGTGAGCCGTGAGTTCATCCCCCAGGACACCGTCGTGATCGCGGGGGACCAATCGATCGGCGGCGCCCGCGTGGCCGTGATCGCAGGCCCGTGCTCAGTGGAGAGCCGCGAGCAGATCCTGGCCGCGGCCGACGGTGTCAAGGCGGCGGGCGCCACGCACCTTAGGGGAGGCGCGTTCAAGCCCAGGACCTCGCCGTACTCGTTCCAGGGGCTGGAGGAGGAGGGGCTGCGCCTGCTCAGCGAGGCCCGCGAGCGCACCGGCCTGCCTGTTGTGACCGAGGCGATGGACGCCGCGCAGCTCGAGCTCGTCGTGCGCTACGCCGATATGATCCAGATCGGCGCGCGGAACATGCAGAACTACACCCTGCTGCGTGAGGCCGGGCGCGCACGGCTGCCGGTGCTGCTCAAGCGCGGCGTGAGCGCGACGATCGAAGAGCTGCTGATGGCCGCCGAGTATATCCTCAGCGAAGGGAACTACCAGGTTGTGCTGTGCGAGCGCGGCATCCGGGGGTTCAACGGGAACACCCGCTACACCCTCGACCTTTCGGCGATCCCCGTGCTCAAGCAGTTGACGCACCTGCCGGTCCTCGTGGACCCGAGCCACGGGACCGGAAAGTGGCGCTACGTCGCGCCTATGGCGCGGGCCGCGGTCGCCGCCGGCGCGGACGGCCTGATGGTCGAGGTGCACCCTGATCCTGCCAACGCGCTCAGCGACGGACCGCAGTCGCTGAATCTAGACAACTTCGCCGGCCTGATGGCATCGCTGCGGCTGATCGCCGACGCCGTGGGACGGGAGATCTAG
- a CDS encoding ABC transporter substrate-binding protein, producing the protein MSGMRVVLALTLAGLLGTVASGWAQPPAPQRGGTLTVAISADPPALDIHSTTAYLTEIVAWHVFEPLFTYDKNFQIIPMLAEGYKVGDGGKEYTITLRSGVRFHNGREMTSRDVVASLQRWVKMAVVAVPFFRDDIEAIEARGARTVVVRLKQPSGILIAALAQPIQLAGIYQQTVADAAGTRRITELSELIGTGPFKFTRWVPGQAIELERFDGYSARAGSPDGYGGQKVAYADKLRFVIVPDVQTRINGVMTGQYDYAESITPDAYGDLRNNPKVRTLILKPYGQPMAVFNKRRGLFTDRRMRQAFLAALDMSKVMAGTFGNPLMFRVDGSLMFKESPWYSREGLGPYNRRDLATARRLLAEAGYRGQPVRWITSAAFDWAYKPALIASQQLEEAGFNMDLQVLDWATVLSRRANPDLYEVFSTSFIFSPGVDPPIQPVIISPTWPGWWTTEEKDRLIGRLIREPDPAARKRLWEDVQRLYWEDVPGIKFGDFFNLAIARPGVQGLATRPDLFFWNVWIAP; encoded by the coding sequence ATGAGCGGCATGAGAGTGGTTCTTGCACTGACACTCGCCGGGTTGCTCGGGACCGTCGCAAGCGGCTGGGCCCAGCCCCCGGCCCCGCAGCGCGGCGGTACGCTGACCGTGGCCATCAGCGCGGATCCGCCGGCGCTGGACATCCACTCCACCACGGCCTACCTGACCGAGATAGTCGCCTGGCACGTGTTCGAGCCCCTCTTCACCTACGACAAGAACTTCCAGATCATCCCAATGCTCGCGGAGGGTTACAAGGTCGGTGACGGCGGAAAGGAGTACACGATTACGCTGCGGTCGGGCGTGCGCTTCCACAACGGGCGAGAGATGACCTCACGCGACGTCGTGGCGTCGTTGCAGCGGTGGGTGAAGATGGCCGTGGTCGCGGTGCCGTTCTTCCGCGACGACATCGAGGCGATCGAGGCCAGGGGTGCACGTACTGTTGTGGTGCGGCTCAAGCAGCCGTCCGGCATCCTTATCGCCGCGCTGGCGCAGCCGATCCAGCTCGCGGGGATCTACCAGCAGACGGTGGCCGACGCCGCCGGCACGAGGCGGATCACCGAGCTCTCGGAGCTGATCGGAACTGGGCCGTTCAAGTTCACGCGGTGGGTGCCCGGCCAGGCGATCGAGCTCGAGCGGTTCGACGGGTACTCGGCGCGCGCAGGGAGCCCCGACGGCTACGGTGGTCAGAAGGTGGCCTACGCCGACAAGCTGCGGTTTGTCATCGTTCCCGACGTGCAGACCCGCATCAACGGCGTGATGACCGGGCAGTACGATTACGCCGAGAGCATCACCCCGGACGCCTACGGCGACCTGCGCAACAACCCCAAGGTTCGCACCCTGATCCTCAAGCCCTACGGCCAGCCCATGGCGGTTTTCAACAAGCGCAGGGGGCTGTTCACCGACCGCCGGATGCGCCAGGCGTTCCTGGCGGCCCTGGACATGAGCAAGGTCATGGCAGGCACTTTCGGCAACCCGCTCATGTTCCGAGTGGACGGCAGCCTGATGTTCAAGGAGTCCCCCTGGTACTCCCGCGAGGGCCTGGGCCCCTACAACCGCCGCGACCTGGCCACGGCGCGCCGCCTGCTGGCCGAGGCCGGATACCGCGGCCAGCCCGTGCGGTGGATCACCAGCGCCGCCTTCGACTGGGCATACAAGCCGGCGCTGATCGCCTCCCAGCAACTCGAGGAGGCCGGGTTCAACATGGATCTTCAAGTTCTGGACTGGGCGACCGTGCTTTCGCGCCGGGCCAATCCCGACCTGTACGAGGTCTTCAGCACCTCGTTCATCTTCAGCCCGGGCGTGGACCCGCCGATCCAGCCGGTCATCATCAGCCCCACCTGGCCGGGATGGTGGACGACCGAGGAGAAGGACCGCCTGATTGGGCGGCTGATCCGCGAGCCCGACCCCGCGGCGCGCAAGCGTCTCTGGGAGGATGTCCAGCGGCTTTACTGGGAGGACGTACCGGGCATCAAGTTCGGCGACTTCTTCAACCTGGCGATCGCGCGGCCTGGAGTGCAGGGACTGGCCACCCGGCCCGACCTATTCTTCTGGAACGTGTGGATCGCTCCTTAG
- a CDS encoding ABC transporter substrate-binding protein, giving the protein MLRFGPARQASFRQKAAGNRQLAPNYQCSNESARVSRGGSGMSRERDLDQMLRELSPSTRREFLKRAAAMGITAAAAQAMIIKNPTIVTAGPSAKRGGTIRILSHQEVASLSPDDIGPTMQWNIITQIHNALVEVNDNFVVERVLASNYLASKDGLTYTFALRKGVKFHDGTEFTADDVKYTYEFHMNPNNATIQGVLFKAVDKVETPDKYTVVVKMKEPNAAFLRQAATVFIVPARYHGRIGEKAYKAAPIGTGAFRLKEWRPAEFTVVEAFDQHFRGRPNADFFRQDVVPDPSVRAIALRTGTSDSSAWPLLSEDNLRFEAEGGYTVFRTSSLAVNHFPLNNDHPILSDKRVRQAMMHAIDRQRLIDDVFRGTAIIAHSIFPPALQYWYEKGVKQYPYSPDRARTLLEEAGWRMGPGGVRVKDGTRLSFTCAVITGDRARRPEAEIAQQDLAGVGMEMRIVERPVATILSQLPKGEMDASLFNWTYNGGGGEPDPSATLAVGAARNFSRFKNQRVEELLPAGLREVDPAKRRKIYSEIQKIVAEEVPFLHIMYWDWFIIFGKRIKGLPASTQSGSTLIRDAYKWWIE; this is encoded by the coding sequence ATGTTGAGGTTCGGGCCTGCACGCCAGGCCTCCTTTCGCCAGAAAGCCGCAGGAAATCGGCAACTGGCACCGAACTACCAATGTTCAAACGAGTCAGCACGAGTCAGCAGGGGAGGTTCGGGTATGAGCCGCGAACGCGATCTTGACCAGATGCTGCGCGAGCTGAGTCCCTCGACGCGGCGCGAGTTCCTCAAACGGGCAGCCGCGATGGGCATAACCGCGGCCGCCGCCCAGGCGATGATCATCAAGAACCCCACCATCGTGACCGCGGGGCCGAGCGCGAAGCGGGGCGGCACGATCCGCATCCTGAGCCACCAGGAGGTGGCCAGCCTGAGCCCCGACGACATCGGTCCCACGATGCAGTGGAACATCATCACGCAGATCCACAACGCGTTGGTCGAGGTCAACGATAACTTCGTTGTCGAGCGCGTCCTGGCATCGAACTACCTGGCGTCGAAGGATGGCCTGACGTACACCTTCGCCCTGCGCAAGGGCGTGAAGTTCCACGACGGGACCGAGTTCACCGCCGACGACGTGAAGTACACCTACGAGTTCCACATGAACCCGAACAACGCGACGATTCAGGGCGTCCTGTTCAAGGCCGTGGACAAGGTAGAGACCCCGGACAAGTACACGGTCGTGGTCAAGATGAAGGAGCCCAACGCCGCCTTCCTGCGGCAGGCCGCGACGGTCTTCATCGTGCCGGCCCGCTACCACGGCCGCATAGGAGAGAAGGCCTACAAGGCTGCCCCGATCGGCACCGGAGCGTTCCGGCTGAAGGAGTGGCGGCCCGCGGAGTTTACGGTCGTCGAGGCGTTCGACCAACATTTCCGGGGCCGGCCAAACGCAGATTTCTTCAGACAGGACGTGGTGCCGGACCCGTCGGTGCGCGCGATTGCTCTGCGCACCGGCACCTCAGACTCGTCCGCCTGGCCCCTGCTGTCAGAGGACAACCTGCGCTTCGAGGCCGAGGGGGGCTACACAGTGTTCCGCACATCGAGCCTGGCGGTCAATCACTTCCCGCTCAACAACGACCACCCGATTCTCTCGGACAAGCGCGTGCGGCAAGCCATGATGCACGCGATCGACCGCCAGCGCCTGATTGACGACGTCTTCCGCGGCACGGCGATAATCGCGCACTCCATCTTTCCCCCGGCGCTGCAGTACTGGTACGAGAAGGGCGTCAAGCAGTATCCCTACAGCCCCGACCGCGCCAGGACGCTGCTGGAGGAGGCCGGTTGGCGTATGGGCCCGGGCGGCGTGCGCGTAAAGGACGGGACGCGACTATCGTTCACCTGCGCGGTGATCACCGGCGACCGGGCACGGCGTCCTGAGGCCGAGATTGCCCAGCAGGACCTGGCAGGGGTGGGGATGGAGATGCGCATCGTGGAGCGGCCCGTCGCCACGATCCTTTCCCAGCTTCCCAAGGGCGAGATGGACGCCTCGCTGTTCAACTGGACCTACAACGGCGGCGGAGGCGAACCCGACCCGTCGGCCACCCTGGCCGTGGGCGCGGCGCGGAACTTCTCGCGGTTCAAGAACCAGCGGGTCGAGGAGTTGCTGCCCGCTGGGCTGCGTGAGGTAGACCCTGCCAAGCGCAGGAAGATCTACAGCGAGATCCAGAAGATCGTCGCGGAAGAGGTCCCGTTCCTCCACATCATGTACTGGGACTGGTTCATCATATTCGGCAAGCGGATCAAGGGGCTGCCCGCCTCGACGCAGTCCGGATCCACCCTCATCCGCGACGCCTACAAGTGGTGGATCGAGTAG
- a CDS encoding ATP-binding protein: protein MFTRPHGAVLARRLREPRRFLQVVAGPRQVGKTTLVRQVLDASGFAVTYASADEPTLRGRDWIEQQWDAARLAAHDAGKRGAVLALDEIQKIPAWSETVKRLWDEDTARRLLLKVVLLGSAPLLIQRGLGESLAGRFEVVHLPHWSFPEMREAFGLSLEQFLFYGGYPGAAPLATEPRRWARYIKDALIETTLSRDVLLLTRVDKPALLRRLFELACGYSGQVLSYQKMLGQLQDAGNTTTLAHYLELLTGAGMVTGLQKFAGDQARQRGSSPKLQVLNTALMTSQAGLTLKEARADLGFWGRLTESAVGAHLANAAASGACQLHYWRDRNREVDFVVEAGRSLTAIEVKSARRRDALRGMDAFSVAFRPNRKLLVGGDGIAIEDFLAKPVEHWVRG from the coding sequence ATGTTCACGAGACCACATGGTGCAGTGCTTGCCAGGCGTCTCCGGGAACCGCGCCGGTTCCTGCAGGTCGTCGCCGGTCCGCGGCAGGTGGGCAAGACCACGCTCGTACGGCAGGTGCTCGACGCGTCCGGGTTCGCGGTGACCTACGCGTCCGCCGACGAGCCGACCCTGCGCGGGCGCGATTGGATCGAACAGCAGTGGGATGCCGCACGGCTCGCGGCCCACGACGCCGGCAAGCGGGGTGCGGTACTCGCCCTGGACGAGATCCAGAAGATCCCCGCGTGGTCCGAGACGGTCAAACGCCTGTGGGACGAAGACACGGCGAGACGCCTCCTGCTCAAGGTGGTGCTCCTCGGCTCGGCGCCGCTTCTCATTCAGCGCGGACTCGGTGAGAGCCTCGCCGGGCGCTTCGAGGTGGTGCACCTTCCGCACTGGTCATTTCCCGAGATGCGCGAGGCGTTCGGCCTGTCCCTCGAACAGTTCCTCTTCTACGGCGGGTATCCGGGCGCGGCGCCGCTCGCGACCGAACCGAGACGCTGGGCCCGCTACATCAAGGACGCGCTCATCGAGACGACCCTCTCACGCGATGTGCTGCTGCTCACCCGTGTGGATAAGCCGGCGCTCCTGCGGCGCCTGTTTGAGCTTGCATGTGGCTACTCCGGACAGGTGCTTTCCTATCAGAAGATGCTGGGCCAGCTTCAGGATGCCGGCAACACCACCACCCTGGCGCATTACCTCGAACTCCTCACGGGGGCCGGGATGGTGACGGGCCTGCAGAAGTTCGCGGGCGATCAGGCGCGGCAGCGCGGCTCGAGCCCGAAGCTGCAGGTGCTGAACACCGCCCTGATGACCTCCCAGGCGGGCCTCACCCTCAAGGAAGCGCGGGCCGATCTCGGGTTCTGGGGGCGGCTGACGGAATCGGCCGTCGGCGCGCATCTGGCCAACGCCGCGGCTTCCGGCGCCTGCCAACTGCATTACTGGCGCGACCGTAACCGGGAGGTGGATTTCGTGGTGGAAGCGGGCCGCAGCCTCACCGCCATCGAGGTGAAGAGCGCGCGGCGCCGCGACGCGCTCAGAGGCATGGACGCCTTCTCCGTCGCGTTTCGCCCGAACCGGAAGCTCCTCGTGGGCGGCGACGGCATCGCGATCGAGGACTTCCTCGCCAAGCCCGTGGAGCACTGGGTGCGAGGATGA
- a CDS encoding ABC transporter permease — MPRIPPPPRVAAEPISPWRLRWRLMLRRPIVILGGLILIGLFLTAALAPMLAPANPQRMEIADRLRPPSAVHPLGTDDFGRDVFSRVLYGIRLSLAIGTAVVVISTAIGLPVGLAAGYMPRLDNLLMRLMDALMAFPAVILAIALMAALGPSAVNVAVALGIVYSPRMARIIRGSVLVVREFEYVTAARSLGLSDAMIMARHVLPNCMSPAIVQGTFIFAYAVLGEALLSFLGAGVPPHIPSLGTILSGGRVYMGQAPWITVFPGLAIMLLVIGLNLFGDGLRDAFDPRLLRGGTA, encoded by the coding sequence ATGCCGCGCATCCCGCCTCCGCCGAGGGTCGCCGCCGAGCCGATCTCGCCGTGGCGGCTGCGGTGGCGCCTGATGCTCCGCCGGCCGATCGTGATCCTGGGCGGCCTGATCCTCATCGGGCTGTTCCTGACGGCCGCGCTGGCCCCGATGCTGGCGCCGGCCAACCCGCAGAGGATGGAGATCGCCGACCGCCTCAGGCCTCCTTCGGCCGTTCACCCCCTGGGTACCGATGACTTCGGGCGGGACGTCTTCAGCCGGGTGCTCTACGGCATACGCCTGTCGCTGGCCATCGGCACCGCCGTGGTGGTCATCAGCACCGCGATCGGGCTTCCGGTAGGCCTGGCCGCCGGCTACATGCCGCGGCTGGACAACCTGCTGATGCGCCTCATGGACGCGCTGATGGCGTTTCCGGCCGTGATCCTGGCCATCGCCTTGATGGCGGCCCTGGGTCCGAGCGCCGTCAACGTGGCGGTAGCGTTGGGGATTGTCTACTCTCCCCGCATGGCCAGAATCATCCGCGGTAGCGTCCTGGTTGTCCGCGAGTTCGAGTACGTGACCGCGGCGCGCTCGCTGGGGCTCTCAGACGCCATGATCATGGCGCGCCACGTGCTGCCCAACTGTATGTCACCGGCGATCGTCCAGGGCACGTTCATCTTCGCCTACGCGGTGCTGGGGGAGGCTCTGCTGAGCTTCCTGGGCGCGGGCGTGCCGCCGCACATTCCAAGTCTCGGCACCATCCTCAGCGGCGGCCGTGTATACATGGGCCAGGCGCCGTGGATCACCGTCTTTCCCGGCCTGGCGATCATGCTTCTGGTCATCGGGCTGAACCTATTTGGCGACGGCCTGCGGGACGCATTCGATCCTCGGCTCCTGCGGGGCGGGACCGCCTGA
- a CDS encoding ABC transporter permease, whose translation MRAYLARRLAAMVPIVILVGTIVFLLIHLTPGDPAVIMLGPDAPDEAVTRLRQELGLDAPLLTQWFRWFQRVLVGDLGTSIFFGLPVTTTIRQHLLPTVLLSALAISIAVGIGVPAGIISAVRRGSLMDQGVTLVAFLGVSVPEFWLALNLVLLFSVYLGLLPVAGYASPASGLWTSLRYLVLPAFTMGFVQSALIARMTRAAMLDVVAQDYMRTARAKGLSSQRVTLRHAFPNALIAVVTVVGIIFSVMMGGNVVAETIFTIPGVGQLLITSVLRRDYPVIQGIVLLIAAAYVVINLLVDIVYAAVDPRIRY comes from the coding sequence ATGCGGGCCTACCTGGCACGCCGCCTCGCGGCGATGGTCCCGATCGTCATCCTGGTCGGGACCATCGTCTTCCTGCTCATTCACCTCACGCCCGGTGACCCCGCGGTAATAATGCTGGGGCCCGACGCCCCGGACGAGGCCGTCACACGGCTGCGCCAGGAACTGGGGCTCGATGCCCCGCTGCTCACCCAGTGGTTCCGGTGGTTCCAGAGGGTCCTGGTCGGCGATCTTGGGACGTCCATCTTCTTCGGCCTGCCTGTCACCACCACCATCCGCCAGCACCTGCTGCCCACGGTACTTCTCAGCGCCCTGGCGATCTCCATAGCGGTGGGCATCGGGGTGCCGGCCGGTATCATCTCGGCGGTGCGGCGTGGCTCGTTGATGGACCAGGGGGTCACGCTCGTGGCCTTCCTGGGCGTGTCGGTGCCTGAGTTCTGGCTGGCTCTCAACCTGGTGCTGCTCTTCTCGGTCTATCTGGGGCTTCTCCCGGTGGCGGGCTACGCCTCGCCCGCCTCCGGATTGTGGACGAGCCTGAGATACCTGGTGCTGCCGGCCTTCACCATGGGGTTCGTCCAGTCCGCGCTGATCGCCCGCATGACGCGGGCGGCCATGCTGGACGTGGTTGCTCAAGACTACATGCGGACGGCACGGGCCAAAGGGCTGTCGTCGCAGCGGGTCACGCTCCGCCACGCCTTTCCCAACGCCCTCATAGCGGTGGTCACCGTGGTGGGAATCATCTTCTCGGTCATGATGGGAGGCAACGTTGTTGCGGAAACCATCTTCACGATCCCCGGCGTCGGGCAACTGCTGATCACCTCGGTCCTGCGGCGCGACTACCCGGTGATTCAGGGGATCGTGCTCCTCATTGCCGCCGCGTACGTTGTGATCAACCTGCTGGTGGACATCGTCTACGCGGCGGTTGACCCCAGGATCCGGTACTGA
- a CDS encoding ABC transporter permease, which produces MIQREAAIPEPHRRSEFARAWRRFRRYRPGLFGLCFILALVVMATIPDLLSPHSHTYVFRGMRGAPPSWSHPLGFDHIGRDMLSRTIWGSRVALIVGLLATGISVVVGVTVGAASGYLGGRVDAALSRLVDTLMAFPILVLLITLSAVLGPSLVTVVVIIGVTGWAQYARVVRADVLSLREREYTLAARAAGAGDARIIFRHILPNVMGPVIVLASLGIGGIIILESALSFLGLGVQPPTASWGGMLSDGRAFILIYPQIAIAPGVMISLTVLAFNLLGDGLRDALDPRQKDVSLDR; this is translated from the coding sequence ATGATCCAACGAGAGGCCGCGATCCCAGAACCCCATCGGAGATCGGAGTTCGCGCGCGCCTGGCGCCGGTTCAGGCGCTACCGCCCCGGGCTGTTTGGGCTGTGCTTCATCCTGGCGCTGGTGGTCATGGCGACGATCCCGGACCTGCTCTCGCCCCACTCGCACACCTACGTCTTCCGTGGAATGCGCGGCGCGCCACCCTCGTGGTCACACCCGCTGGGATTCGATCACATAGGCCGCGACATGCTGAGCCGAACGATCTGGGGCTCGCGCGTGGCCCTCATCGTCGGGTTGCTCGCGACCGGGATCTCGGTCGTGGTCGGGGTAACGGTCGGCGCCGCCTCCGGCTACCTTGGCGGAAGGGTGGACGCGGCGCTGTCGCGCCTCGTGGACACACTGATGGCCTTCCCGATCCTGGTGCTGCTCATCACGCTGTCGGCCGTCCTTGGCCCGAGCCTGGTCACGGTCGTGGTTATCATCGGGGTCACCGGCTGGGCGCAGTACGCCCGGGTGGTGCGCGCCGACGTGCTGAGTTTGCGGGAGCGCGAGTACACCCTGGCGGCACGCGCCGCCGGCGCCGGCGATGCCCGGATCATCTTCCGGCACATCCTGCCCAACGTCATGGGCCCTGTGATCGTGCTGGCGAGTCTGGGCATCGGCGGCATCATCATCCTGGAGTCGGCGCTCTCGTTTCTGGGGCTGGGCGTGCAGCCACCGACCGCCTCGTGGGGAGGCATGCTCTCCGACGGCCGGGCCTTCATCCTCATCTACCCGCAGATCGCCATCGCGCCGGGCGTGATGATCTCGCTGACGGTGCTGGCCTTCAACCTGCTGGGCGACGGGCTACGCGACGCGCTCGACCCTCGTCAGAAGGACGTCTCGCTGGACCGGTAG
- a CDS encoding ABC transporter permease — protein sequence MLRYLASRLMQGSVVILLVSIGTFSMMHLIPGDPVDLMVGEAQVTQEQLDMIRKKWGFDRPIHEQYLAWITNMARGDFGQSVVRTGVPVRNMISEAAVVTAKLNLLAFFISIALAIPLGIVAAVRRYSGFDYAIMVSSTLGLALPNFWIGLMLIVLFSLLLGWLPPFGLPSWQGYVMPVAVIVANQTALLARMMRASTIEGIGEDYVRTARAKGLSEGIVVSRHVVRNALLPVVTVIGYRIAFLLSGTIVIENVFALPGLGQLFIESVNRVDYQVVQAIVFVLSVLVVLGNLLTDLVYGYIDPRIRIG from the coding sequence ATGCTGAGATACCTGGCCTCGCGCCTGATGCAGGGCTCCGTCGTCATCCTCTTGGTCAGCATCGGGACGTTCTCCATGATGCACCTGATCCCAGGGGATCCGGTGGACCTGATGGTAGGCGAGGCCCAAGTCACCCAGGAACAGCTCGACATGATCCGCAAGAAGTGGGGGTTCGACCGGCCGATCCACGAGCAGTATCTTGCCTGGATCACCAACATGGCTCGGGGTGACTTTGGGCAGTCGGTCGTACGCACGGGCGTCCCAGTGCGCAACATGATAAGCGAAGCCGCCGTCGTCACCGCCAAGCTCAACCTGCTGGCGTTCTTCATCTCCATAGCACTCGCCATCCCGTTGGGGATCGTGGCGGCCGTCAGGCGCTACTCCGGGTTTGACTACGCCATCATGGTCTCCTCAACGCTCGGCCTTGCCCTGCCCAACTTCTGGATAGGCCTGATGCTGATCGTCCTGTTCTCGCTGCTGCTGGGCTGGCTGCCGCCGTTCGGGCTGCCGTCGTGGCAGGGATATGTCATGCCCGTGGCGGTGATCGTGGCGAACCAGACGGCGCTGCTGGCACGGATGATGCGCGCCTCGACCATTGAGGGCATCGGAGAGGACTACGTCCGCACGGCGCGCGCCAAGGGCCTTTCGGAAGGAATAGTGGTCTCCAGGCACGTGGTGCGCAACGCCCTGCTTCCGGTCGTCACCGTGATCGGCTACCGCATCGCCTTCCTCCTGAGCGGCACGATCGTGATCGAGAACGTGTTCGCGCTCCCAGGGCTCGGCCAGTTGTTCATCGAGTCGGTGAACCGCGTGGACTACCAGGTCGTCCAGGCAATCGTCTTTGTGCTCAGCGTGCTGGTGGTGCTTGGGAACCTGCTTACCGATCTGGTCTATGGATACATTGACCCGCGGATTCGTATCGGGTGA